The Virgibacillus sp. SK37 region CGTAAATCACCGCTACGGGGAAATATTCCGCTTTCCGCGGGCGGCTGATGAGCCTCCTCACGCTACGCGTTCGGGGGTCTCATCGAGGCCTCTCCTCCCGCAGGACAAGGAAAGCTTCGTCAGCAAGGCATCGCACGAAGAAAATGTGTATTTTCATTTTCGAGGAGTCTCCATATTTCCCCTTCGCTACTAATTATTATTATATCTACGAAGAAAAACTGCGTTCGCATACACCCAGAATGTGCTGTGTACGAATTGATTGGAGTGGAGGGCGGCGACTCCTGCCGGAATAGCATGAGGCGAAGACCCTGGACGGAGCGTAGCGGAGGAAGCGGCTGAGGCCATGCCGGGCGGCAAAGAAGACACTGTGAGGCAACGAACAGATGTCGCACTTGTACCCGGAGGTGTGAAAGCGTCCGCCTGAAACGCAAATCAATGGGTGCTTCCTGTGTAAAATGAATTACTCCATTCTCAACAAGTTAAGTCGTAGTTTATCCATTTTCCGAATCAGTGAATAACCCTCACATATATATCAGCACCGCTTCTTCAAATGGTATGATTAGTCATCATTCTTATCTATCATATGGTAGTTTGTAAGAAAAGGGCGGTCAGCAAAATAAGCTGGTGGTTTTGTTTGTCCTTGATGTGTCTGCTTAAATTCCTTTGAATTTTTCCAGTTCTCAAAGTCTTGCTCTGAGCGCCATTGGGTAAACACAACATAGGTACGCCCTTTTTTCGGTTTTAATAAGCGGAAAGCTTGAAATCCAGGCATCATTTCAACTTCATTTTGGCGTTGTTTAAACCGATCCTCAAACACTGGTTGTCCTTCTTCTGTTACAGGGATGTTATTCATTACCACATACCCTTCATCCTGGATATTTCCTTTTTGAATTAAAATCTCATATTCTCTACCTGCTGAAAAAATATTCTTTTCCGCTTCATAATATGCGAGGCCGCCTGTGTTACTTGTCATGAAGTACAGATGAATATTCGGGTGCTTCTTCTCCAACTTCTCTAAAAAGTCTACTGTGCCATTTGTCATAAATGCCTTCATTCGAATTCCCCTTTCTGTAGTATCTATACAGTATATTACCCTTACAGTGAAATAAATAGTCCAACTTTACATTTTATAATTAATATTAAAAGATAATAAGTATTATCGGTTTCGCTAGGAGGAATTTTGTCGTATAATGTAAGTGGTGCGTACATAGGGGTGAATGGATGAAAGAAAAAGATCATGAGAAAAGGCGCTTTAGGATACCAAAGAAAATACGGGTTATCTTCTATAGTATAACAACAATTATTATTTTAGGTCTACTTGGCTATGCCGCCATTTTAATTGGTGGAAAATTAGTAGCCGATGAAGCTGATATGGTACTTGATGCAACAACAGTAATTGAAACAAAAGATGGTGAGAGACTAAGTAGTATATATAAGGAAGACCGTATCCCTGTCACAATTGAAAAAATACCTGAACATGTACAGCAGGCGTTTGTTGCAATTGAAGACAGAAGGTTTTATGAACATTCAGGTGTTGACTTTAGATCGATTATGAGAGCGATAATCAAAGATATTATAGCAATGGATAAAGTGGAAGGTGCTAGCACCATAACCCAGCAACTGGCTAAAAATCTATTCCTGCATAATGATAAAACCTGGATGCGAAAAACAAAAGAAGTAATGGCTGCTGTCTACTT contains the following coding sequences:
- a CDS encoding antibiotic biosynthesis monooxygenase produces the protein MKAFMTNGTVDFLEKLEKKHPNIHLYFMTSNTGGLAYYEAEKNIFSAGREYEILIQKGNIQDEGYVVMNNIPVTEEGQPVFEDRFKQRQNEVEMMPGFQAFRLLKPKKGRTYVVFTQWRSEQDFENWKNSKEFKQTHQGQTKPPAYFADRPFLTNYHMIDKNDD